In Marinicauda algicola, one DNA window encodes the following:
- a CDS encoding terminase large subunit domain-containing protein, with translation MTTRRGAPPSKPRSLDSLKPSEHAKVLKTLKTDQEIDDYADLWRSWAHPFQLPPATEWRVWLFLGGRGAGKTRAGAEWVRACVEAGSRRVALIGPDQQAVREVMIAGPSGLLSIGPQEIRPRFEASRRRLVWPNGAVGYCFSGEDPDGLRGPQFDLAWADADRFRRHRLVRPARRLARGHGPSRCAGRLGLDPRPRLSRRQRGGRGGL, from the coding sequence ATGACTACCAGACGCGGCGCGCCGCCCTCGAAGCCAAGATCGCTCGACTCCTTGAAGCCGAGCGAGCACGCGAAGGTGCTGAAGACCCTGAAGACGGATCAGGAGATTGACGACTATGCCGACCTGTGGCGCAGCTGGGCGCATCCCTTTCAGCTGCCTCCTGCCACCGAGTGGCGCGTCTGGCTGTTCCTCGGCGGACGCGGGGCGGGCAAGACGCGGGCGGGCGCGGAATGGGTGCGCGCGTGCGTGGAGGCCGGCTCGCGGCGCGTGGCGCTGATCGGGCCGGACCAGCAGGCGGTGCGCGAGGTGATGATCGCGGGCCCCTCGGGGCTTCTTTCGATCGGGCCGCAGGAGATCCGGCCGCGCTTCGAGGCCTCGCGCCGGCGCCTCGTCTGGCCGAACGGGGCGGTGGGATACTGCTTTTCCGGCGAGGACCCGGACGGGCTCAGGGGCCCGCAATTCGATCTCGCCTGGGCCGACGCAGATCGATTTCGTCGGCATCGACTGGTACGCCCCGCTCGCCGACTGGCGCGAGGGCACGGCCCATCTCGATGCGCAGGCCGGCTGGGCCTCGATCCACGACCGCGCCTATCTCGCCGCCAACGTGGAGGGCGGGGAGGGCTATGA
- a CDS encoding DnaJ C-terminal domain-containing protein — protein sequence MQDPYAILGVSKTASTDEIRRAYRKLAKELHPDARPDDKAAEDRFKEVTAAFKLLSDPEKRAQYDRGEIDAQGRETAGFHFRSRPGAGASARGPRGQFEDIGDIFSELFTDFGTAERTRRARPQARRGADIRRTVDVSFEEAVTGTKRRIDFQPGKAVDVTIPAGVEDGQVLRLKGLGHPGGYGGPAGAGLVEVKIRPHPFFRREGDDIRVDLPITLKEALQGGKVRAPTVEGPVEVRVPEGTSSGALLRLRGKGVPKPDGTRGDQIVRLMIDIPVNDPQLDSFVETWTPPADYDPRKRFRRSS from the coding sequence ATGCAGGACCCTTACGCGATTCTCGGTGTCTCCAAGACCGCCTCGACCGACGAGATCCGGCGCGCCTACCGCAAGCTCGCCAAGGAGCTGCATCCCGATGCGCGCCCGGACGACAAGGCGGCCGAGGACCGGTTCAAGGAGGTCACCGCGGCCTTCAAGCTGCTGTCCGATCCGGAAAAGCGCGCCCAGTACGATCGCGGCGAGATCGATGCGCAGGGCCGCGAGACCGCCGGCTTCCACTTCCGCTCCCGGCCGGGTGCGGGGGCGAGCGCACGCGGTCCGCGCGGCCAGTTCGAGGATATCGGCGACATCTTCTCCGAGCTGTTCACCGATTTCGGCACCGCCGAGCGCACGCGGCGCGCACGCCCGCAGGCCCGGCGCGGCGCAGACATCCGCCGCACCGTCGACGTGAGCTTCGAGGAGGCCGTAACCGGCACGAAGCGGCGCATCGACTTCCAGCCGGGCAAGGCGGTCGACGTCACCATCCCGGCCGGCGTCGAGGACGGCCAGGTGCTGCGCCTGAAGGGGCTGGGCCATCCCGGCGGCTATGGCGGCCCGGCCGGAGCCGGCCTCGTCGAGGTGAAGATCCGCCCCCATCCCTTCTTCCGGCGCGAAGGCGACGATATCCGCGTCGACCTGCCGATCACGCTGAAGGAAGCGCTCCAGGGCGGCAAGGTGCGCGCGCCGACCGTGGAGGGCCCGGTCGAGGTACGCGTGCCGGAGGGCACGAGTTCGGGTGCGCTGCTGCGCCTGCGCGGCAAGGGCGTGCCGAAACCCGACGGCACGCGCGGCGACCAGATCGTGCGCCTGATGATCGACATCCCCGTCAACGATCCCCAGCTCGACAGCTTCGTCGAGACATGGACCCCGCCGGCGGACTATGATCCGCGCAAGCGTTTCAGGCGTTCCTCCTGA
- a CDS encoding PepSY domain-containing protein → MIRTFVITLVLFAAGGLVNEAQAQRSSFSQDEARDAREAGEIIPASEMIRLMERRYPSAQSIGIVDLYRERAPFYLIRVITPDGRRLDIYADARTGREIPPREIRNYRY, encoded by the coding sequence ATGATCCGCACGTTCGTCATAACGCTTGTTCTGTTTGCCGCCGGGGGCCTCGTCAACGAGGCCCAGGCGCAGCGCTCGTCCTTTTCCCAGGACGAGGCGCGCGATGCCCGCGAGGCCGGGGAGATCATTCCCGCCTCCGAGATGATCCGGCTGATGGAGCGGCGCTATCCCTCCGCGCAGTCGATCGGCATCGTCGATCTGTATCGCGAGCGCGCGCCCTTCTACCTCATCCGGGTCATCACGCCGGACGGGCGCCGGCTCGACATCTATGCGGACGCGCGCACGGGGCGGGAAATCCCGCCGCGCGAGATCCGCAATTACCGCTATTAG
- a CDS encoding response regulator transcription factor, with amino-acid sequence MRVLIVEDDRDLNRQLADILDHAGYAVDRAEDGEEGWFLGDTEPYDAVVLDLGLPKLDGVSVLERWREAGRDFPVLILTARDRWSEKVAGFDAGADDYLTKPFHPEELLARLRALTRRAAGHASSMLELGDLSVDTRGARVFIGDRLVKLTSHEFRLLSYMMHHRDRVISRTELVEHIYDQDFDRDSNTIEVFVGRLRKKIGPERIETVRGLGYRLVDPAGDRKSAKAG; translated from the coding sequence ATGCGTGTCCTGATCGTCGAAGACGACCGCGATCTCAATCGCCAGCTCGCCGACATCCTCGACCATGCCGGCTATGCGGTCGACCGGGCCGAGGACGGCGAAGAGGGCTGGTTCCTGGGCGACACCGAGCCCTACGATGCCGTGGTGCTCGATCTCGGCCTGCCCAAGCTGGACGGGGTGAGCGTCCTGGAGCGCTGGCGCGAGGCCGGGCGCGACTTCCCCGTCCTGATCCTGACCGCCCGCGACCGCTGGAGCGAGAAGGTGGCCGGGTTCGACGCGGGCGCGGACGACTATCTGACCAAGCCCTTCCATCCCGAGGAGCTGCTGGCGCGCCTGCGCGCGCTGACCCGGCGTGCGGCCGGGCACGCCTCCTCCATGCTCGAACTCGGCGATCTGTCGGTGGACACGCGCGGGGCGCGGGTCTTCATCGGCGACCGCCTCGTCAAGCTGACGAGCCACGAATTCCGCCTGCTGTCCTACATGATGCATCACCGTGACCGGGTGATCTCGCGGACCGAACTCGTGGAGCACATCTACGACCAGGACTTCGACCGCGATTCCAACACGATCGAGGTCTTCGTCGGGCGCCTGAGGAAGAAGATCGGTCCCGAGCGCATCGAAACCGTGCGCGGTCTCGGCTATCGTCTGGTCGATCCCGCAGGTGACAGAAAGAGCGCAAAGGCCGGGTGA
- a CDS encoding sensor histidine kinase — MSETANEVLSRKGSLVQRLVLTALTWSAALLLVGALALTLLFRQTILSDLDNRLADVAEYLIVSAEVQPDGSIELARPPSDTRYTQILSGRYWQIGRSGDGEAGPVLARSRSLWDETLELPGALAGEALARRGQSVTGDIRGPGGEPLRVVVRAIQLAGLDAPVLVAVGEDRRPADRRVTQFALLSLALFALFALALVAGIVVQVRVGLAPVLRMGRAVSEVRDGRRERVSGAYPDELLPLAGELNALLDHSREVVERARTHVGNLAHALKTPITVLSNEARGEEGPLAELVRRQSETMSAQVEHHLRRARAAANARAIGARTPVAPVLDDLGRTLAKIHKRRGIEIEWEAPADLVFRGERQDFEDLVGNLLDNACKWAARQVRMSARELEPGRFELVIEDDGPGLSKEARVQALERGVRLDEQAPGTGLGLAIVNDLAKAYGGHLVLETAELGGLRVRLQLPAAASGAQTTR, encoded by the coding sequence GTGAGCGAGACAGCAAACGAGGTTCTCTCCCGCAAGGGATCGCTGGTCCAGCGCCTGGTCCTGACCGCGCTGACCTGGTCGGCGGCGCTGCTGCTCGTCGGCGCGCTGGCGCTCACCCTGCTGTTCCGCCAGACCATATTGTCCGATCTCGACAACCGGCTCGCCGACGTCGCGGAATACCTGATCGTCTCCGCCGAGGTGCAGCCGGATGGGTCGATCGAGCTTGCCCGCCCCCCTTCCGACACGCGCTACACCCAGATCCTCTCCGGGCGCTACTGGCAGATCGGCCGGTCCGGCGACGGCGAGGCGGGCCCCGTGCTCGCCCGGTCGCGCTCGCTGTGGGACGAGACGCTCGAGCTGCCCGGCGCGCTCGCCGGCGAAGCGCTCGCCCGGCGCGGGCAGTCCGTGACCGGGGATATCCGCGGCCCGGGCGGCGAACCGCTGCGCGTGGTGGTGCGCGCCATCCAGCTCGCGGGGCTCGACGCGCCCGTGCTTGTGGCCGTCGGCGAGGACCGCCGGCCCGCCGACCGGCGGGTGACGCAGTTCGCCCTCCTCTCGCTCGCCCTCTTCGCCCTGTTCGCGCTCGCGCTCGTCGCCGGGATCGTCGTGCAGGTGCGCGTCGGCCTCGCGCCTGTCCTGCGCATGGGCCGGGCGGTCAGCGAGGTACGCGACGGGCGGCGCGAGCGGGTCAGCGGGGCCTATCCGGACGAACTCCTGCCGCTGGCCGGCGAGCTCAACGCGCTGCTCGACCACTCGCGCGAGGTCGTCGAGCGCGCGCGCACCCATGTCGGCAATCTCGCCCACGCCCTGAAGACGCCGATCACGGTATTGTCCAACGAGGCCCGCGGCGAGGAGGGCCCGCTCGCCGAGCTGGTACGCCGCCAGAGCGAGACCATGTCCGCCCAGGTCGAGCATCACCTGCGCCGTGCGCGTGCCGCGGCCAATGCGCGTGCGATCGGCGCGCGCACGCCGGTCGCGCCCGTGCTCGACGATCTCGGCCGCACGCTCGCGAAGATCCACAAGCGGCGCGGCATCGAGATCGAGTGGGAGGCACCCGCGGACCTCGTCTTCCGCGGCGAGCGCCAGGATTTCGAGGACCTCGTCGGCAACCTGCTGGACAATGCCTGCAAGTGGGCGGCGCGCCAGGTGCGCATGAGCGCGCGCGAGCTGGAACCCGGCCGGTTCGAGCTGGTCATCGAGGATGACGGCCCGGGCCTGTCGAAGGAGGCGCGCGTGCAGGCGCTGGAGCGCGGCGTGCGCCTGGACGAGCAGGCGCCGGGGACCGGGCTCGGCCTCGCCATCGTCAACGATCTGGCCAAGGCCTATGGCGGGCATCTCGTGCTCGAGACAGCCGAACTCGGCGGGCTTCGCGTCCGACTCCAGCTGCCGGCCGCCGCATCCGGCGCGCAAACGACGCGTTAA
- a CDS encoding DUF938 domain-containing protein yields the protein MAIYEAMTGPSRPLALEERAITGARLSSPSAARNSQAIAQALAGLLPQGARVLEIASGTGEHALACVAARPDLTWTPSDPDAASRASADDWAREADGRIAPALAIDVTSPGWERGLDAPDAVFCANMIHIAPWQAAEGLFDGASQLLGPGGAVHLYGPFREGEATAPSNLDFDASLKARDPRWGVRERTEVEALAARCGFAPAGRIAMPANNLLLSFAREAGA from the coding sequence ATGGCTATCTACGAGGCCATGACCGGTCCGTCCCGCCCCCTTGCGCTGGAAGAGCGCGCCATCACCGGCGCGCGCCTGTCCTCGCCCAGTGCCGCGCGCAACAGCCAGGCGATCGCGCAGGCGCTTGCCGGCCTGTTGCCGCAAGGCGCCCGGGTGCTGGAGATCGCCAGCGGCACCGGCGAGCATGCGCTCGCCTGTGTGGCCGCCCGGCCCGACCTCACGTGGACGCCGAGCGATCCGGACGCGGCCTCGCGCGCCAGCGCCGACGACTGGGCGCGCGAGGCGGACGGGCGCATCGCGCCGGCTCTGGCGATCGACGTCACGTCGCCGGGCTGGGAGCGCGGGCTCGACGCGCCCGACGCGGTGTTCTGCGCCAACATGATCCACATCGCGCCCTGGCAGGCCGCAGAGGGCCTGTTCGACGGCGCCTCGCAGCTTCTGGGTCCCGGCGGCGCCGTCCATCTCTACGGCCCGTTCAGGGAGGGTGAGGCGACAGCCCCCTCCAATCTGGATTTCGACGCCAGCCTGAAGGCGCGCGATCCGCGCTGGGGCGTGCGCGAGCGCACCGAGGTCGAGGCCCTCGCGGCCCGCTGCGGCTTCGCGCCGGCCGGGCGCATCGCGATGCCGGCGAACAATCTCCTGCTCAGCTTTGCCCGCGAGGCAGGCGCATGA
- a CDS encoding tetratricopeptide repeat protein: MIALALLTGLTGVAAGLYIAAPLLAERRRALAGIAAAGAVALGAFGLYAVGAAPHVPGQPYGAVVERLAAADPATLSLEEQEERLRARVRAEPEDGEALALLGRLLARTGRELEAVAVLERALRVEEDPRVLSDLGQALVNLNEGEVTAPAERAFARAHELDPALPEPAFFLGAASYQRGEREAAARLWAGILTRLPPADPFRQAIAARAADLLSRPAAGPLDAGAQAPFTGEAGEDPEALIAAMVAGLETRLQDDPGDFSGWLTLIRARASLGEMDAARAAFEEAARRFGGEGREIILAALARALGIEPPAAPEQESR, from the coding sequence ATGATCGCGCTCGCGCTCCTGACCGGACTGACCGGCGTCGCGGCGGGTCTCTACATCGCCGCGCCGCTGCTCGCCGAGCGCCGCCGGGCCCTGGCGGGGATCGCCGCGGCCGGGGCGGTCGCGCTCGGCGCGTTCGGTCTCTATGCGGTCGGCGCCGCCCCGCACGTACCCGGCCAGCCCTACGGCGCGGTCGTGGAACGCCTTGCCGCCGCCGATCCTGCGACGCTTTCCCTCGAGGAGCAGGAAGAGCGCCTGCGCGCCCGGGTCCGGGCCGAGCCGGAGGATGGCGAGGCGCTCGCCCTGCTCGGCCGGCTGCTGGCGCGCACCGGGCGCGAACTCGAGGCGGTGGCGGTGCTCGAACGCGCGCTGCGCGTCGAGGAGGACCCCCGCGTGCTGTCCGATCTCGGCCAGGCCCTGGTCAATCTCAACGAGGGCGAGGTCACGGCGCCGGCCGAGCGCGCCTTCGCGCGCGCCCACGAGCTCGATCCCGCCCTTCCCGAGCCGGCCTTCTTCCTCGGCGCGGCATCCTACCAGCGCGGCGAACGCGAGGCGGCGGCCCGGCTCTGGGCCGGCATCCTCACCCGCCTGCCGCCCGCCGATCCGTTCCGCCAGGCCATCGCGGCGCGCGCGGCCGATTTGTTGTCGCGCCCGGCCGCCGGACCGCTGGACGCCGGGGCGCAGGCGCCCTTCACCGGCGAGGCGGGGGAGGATCCCGAAGCCCTGATCGCGGCGATGGTCGCCGGGCTCGAGACGCGCCTGCAGGACGATCCCGGGGATTTCTCCGGCTGGCTGACGCTGATCCGGGCGCGCGCGAGTCTGGGCGAGATGGACGCGGCGCGCGCCGCGTTCGAGGAAGCCGCCCGGCGCTTCGGCGGGGAGGGGCGCGAGATCATACTCGCCGCGCTCGCCCGCGCGCTCGGGATCGAGCCGCCCGCCGCCCCCGAACAGGAGAGTCGCTGA
- the ccmE gene encoding cytochrome c maturation protein CcmE has translation MRKARRRLWIIAAAAIVLAGAGALASLALRDAMVFFYAPGDIAENPPQAGQHIRVGGLVVEGSVERPAEGGANFAVTDGRADLRIVYRGSLPDLFREGQGIVAEGSFGEDGVFVADTVLAKHDESYMPPEVADALKESGLWEESGRARSSGYEYRPAAREGETGR, from the coding sequence ATGCGCAAGGCCCGACGCCGTCTCTGGATCATCGCCGCGGCGGCGATCGTGCTCGCCGGGGCGGGCGCGCTCGCGAGCCTCGCCCTGCGCGACGCGATGGTGTTCTTCTACGCCCCCGGCGACATCGCCGAGAACCCGCCCCAGGCCGGCCAGCACATCCGTGTCGGCGGTCTCGTGGTGGAGGGCTCGGTGGAGCGCCCGGCCGAAGGCGGCGCGAATTTCGCCGTCACCGACGGACGCGCCGACCTGCGCATCGTCTATCGCGGCTCGCTGCCCGACCTGTTCCGGGAGGGCCAGGGGATCGTGGCCGAAGGCAGTTTCGGAGAGGACGGGGTCTTCGTCGCCGACACCGTGCTCGCCAAGCACGACGAGAGCTACATGCCGCCCGAGGTCGCCGATGCGCTCAAGGAGAGCGGGCTGTGGGAGGAAAGCGGGCGGGCCCGCTCGAGCGGCTACGAATACCGGCCGGCCGCCCGCGAGGGAGAGACCGGGCGATGA
- a CDS encoding heme lyase CcmF/NrfE family subunit: MIAELGRFLIALALTATLAQIVFAWLGANRGGQGGLARAGEAAVRIAVFAAASAFLLLIVSFLRSDFSIAYVAGHSHVDKPLVYKIAAAWGGHEGSMLLWCLLLALFGFAISRIGPVDDALRLRAVSVQGMLQLLFFGFLAFASNPFDRAIPAPIQGADLNPILQDPALAMHPPLLYVGYVGLSSAFAIAAAGLVQRTGGRVLASALRPWALGAWTSLTAGIALGAWWAYYELGWGGWWFWDPVENASFMPWLLGAALIHSVIATEKRGAFPGWTVFLALLAFILSTLGAFLVRSGVLTSVHAFALDPERGVWILGMLALSAVGGFTLFALRAGSLGEGEGFEPTSREAFIGANNLLLAASAGVVLVGTIYPLIMEMAGGATVSVGAPYFNAAATPLMMAALVLLPLAPFLPWANGGAKPGLKQMRAAFLLLPMAIAGAVFLWFGAPVMAVIGGVVGVWVITGAAMDALSALPAAKTRALRWSASGRALAHAGAGFIALGAAADASRPPELTRALVPGETISHAGHTLTLESVRRADGPNYLADRAVLRLEEGGTVRPERRFYPAADQNTREVDIRSRPGGDLYVAIGEPRPQPGGETGYEIRIAFHPLIWSLGLGALLIVAGGGLALAGRIAGPVMQRRRKAGETAAREVPA; this comes from the coding sequence ATGATCGCCGAACTCGGCCGCTTCCTGATCGCGCTCGCCCTGACCGCCACGCTGGCGCAGATCGTCTTCGCCTGGCTCGGTGCCAACCGGGGCGGACAGGGCGGCCTGGCGCGCGCCGGCGAGGCGGCGGTGCGCATCGCGGTGTTCGCGGCCGCCTCGGCCTTCCTTCTGCTGATCGTCAGCTTCCTGCGTTCGGACTTCTCGATCGCCTATGTCGCGGGCCATTCCCATGTCGACAAGCCGCTGGTCTACAAGATCGCGGCGGCCTGGGGCGGACACGAGGGCTCGATGCTGCTCTGGTGCCTGCTGCTGGCGCTGTTCGGGTTCGCCATTTCCCGGATCGGGCCGGTCGACGACGCGCTGCGCCTGCGCGCGGTGAGCGTGCAGGGCATGCTGCAGCTGCTGTTCTTCGGCTTTCTCGCCTTCGCCTCGAACCCGTTCGACCGGGCGATTCCCGCTCCGATCCAGGGCGCGGACCTCAACCCGATCCTGCAGGACCCGGCGCTCGCGATGCATCCCCCGCTGCTCTACGTGGGCTATGTCGGCCTGTCGTCTGCGTTTGCCATCGCCGCGGCGGGCCTCGTCCAGAGGACGGGCGGGCGCGTGCTCGCCAGCGCGCTGCGCCCCTGGGCGCTCGGCGCCTGGACGAGCCTGACCGCCGGCATCGCGCTCGGCGCCTGGTGGGCCTATTACGAGCTCGGCTGGGGCGGCTGGTGGTTCTGGGACCCGGTGGAGAATGCCAGCTTCATGCCCTGGCTGCTCGGCGCGGCGCTGATCCACTCGGTGATCGCGACGGAAAAGCGCGGCGCCTTTCCCGGCTGGACGGTGTTCCTGGCGCTGCTGGCCTTCATCCTGTCCACCCTCGGCGCCTTCCTGGTGCGCTCCGGCGTGCTGACGAGCGTGCACGCCTTCGCGCTCGATCCCGAGCGCGGGGTGTGGATCCTGGGCATGCTCGCCCTGTCGGCGGTCGGCGGCTTCACCCTGTTCGCCCTGCGCGCCGGTTCGCTCGGCGAGGGGGAGGGCTTCGAGCCCACGAGCCGGGAGGCCTTCATCGGGGCGAACAACCTCCTGCTGGCCGCGAGCGCAGGGGTCGTGCTCGTCGGCACGATCTATCCGCTGATCATGGAGATGGCCGGCGGGGCGACGGTCTCGGTCGGCGCGCCCTATTTCAATGCCGCCGCGACGCCGCTGATGATGGCCGCGCTGGTGCTGCTGCCGCTCGCGCCCTTCCTGCCCTGGGCCAATGGCGGGGCGAAGCCGGGACTGAAGCAGATGCGCGCCGCCTTCCTGCTCCTGCCGATGGCGATCGCGGGCGCGGTCTTCCTCTGGTTCGGCGCACCGGTCATGGCGGTCATCGGCGGGGTGGTCGGCGTGTGGGTGATAACCGGGGCGGCGATGGACGCGCTCTCCGCCCTGCCCGCGGCGAAGACGCGTGCCTTGCGCTGGTCGGCCTCGGGCCGGGCGCTCGCCCATGCCGGGGCCGGGTTCATCGCGCTCGGCGCCGCGGCGGACGCCTCGCGCCCTCCCGAGCTGACCCGGGCGCTGGTTCCCGGCGAGACGATCAGCCATGCCGGCCATACGCTGACGCTGGAAAGCGTGCGCCGCGCCGACGGGCCGAACTATCTCGCCGACCGCGCGGTCCTGCGCCTTGAAGAGGGGGGCACGGTCCGGCCCGAACGGCGCTTCTACCCGGCGGCCGACCAGAACACGCGCGAGGTCGACATCCGCTCGCGCCCGGGCGGGGATCTCTATGTGGCGATCGGCGAGCCGCGCCCCCAGCCCGGTGGCGAGACCGGCTACGAGATCCGCATTGCCTTCCACCCCCTGATCTGGTCGCTGGGCCTCGGGGCCCTGCTGATCGTCGCCGGCGGGGGCCTGGCACTCGCCGGGCGCATAGCCGGACCGGTCATGCAGCGCCGGCGCAAGGCCGGCGAGACGGCGGCGCGCGAGGTGCCGGCATGA
- a CDS encoding cytochrome c-type biogenesis protein, protein MKALVLILALALQAGPSLPPEEEARAQDLMREVRCMVCAGQSIADSDAAMAQDMRVFVRERVAAGQSDREVRDALVERFGHEVLLRPRLEARTAPLWIAPLIFLVLGGGLLYATMRKRM, encoded by the coding sequence ATGAAGGCGCTGGTGCTGATCCTCGCGCTCGCCCTGCAGGCCGGCCCGTCATTGCCCCCAGAGGAGGAGGCGCGCGCCCAGGACCTGATGCGCGAGGTGCGCTGCATGGTGTGCGCGGGCCAGTCGATCGCCGATTCCGATGCCGCGATGGCGCAGGACATGCGCGTCTTCGTGCGCGAGCGCGTCGCGGCCGGTCAGAGCGACCGCGAGGTCCGCGATGCGCTGGTCGAGCGCTTCGGTCACGAGGTGCTGCTGCGTCCGCGCCTGGAGGCGCGCACCGCGCCCTTGTGGATCGCCCCGCTCATCTTCCTCGTTCTGGGAGGCGGGCTGCTCTACGCGACGATGCGCAAGCGAATGTGA